Proteins encoded by one window of Pseudonocardia alni:
- a CDS encoding LytR/AlgR family response regulator transcription factor, with translation MLAVDDEEPALLELAHLLGEDQRVATVLTAPDATEALRILHGSQADANTPTVDVVFLDIRMPGLDGLELARVLNAMADPPPVVFVTAHDDRAVDAYEVGAVDYLLKPLRTERLSGSLDRTMALRAARRTESGPPPAPPRHGVEQGGRPDPAAARRGAPAATTDDEVVPVELAGTTKLVPRSSIRFVEAQGDYARLHTSEGSHLVRIPVSVLEDRWGEAGFVRIHRAYLVSLPLITELRMSGSGYVVRLGNGPGAVELPVSRRHTAGLKRILRGRPPRPHRGPEDGPDGPVVPR, from the coding sequence GTGCTCGCCGTCGACGACGAGGAACCGGCCCTGCTCGAGCTGGCGCACCTGCTCGGCGAGGACCAGCGGGTCGCGACCGTGCTGACCGCGCCGGACGCCACCGAGGCGCTGCGCATCCTGCACGGCTCGCAGGCCGACGCGAACACCCCGACCGTCGACGTGGTGTTCCTCGACATCCGGATGCCCGGCCTCGACGGCCTGGAGCTCGCCCGGGTGCTGAACGCGATGGCCGACCCGCCGCCGGTGGTGTTCGTGACCGCCCACGACGACCGCGCCGTCGACGCCTACGAGGTCGGCGCCGTCGACTACCTGCTCAAGCCGCTGCGCACCGAGCGCCTGTCCGGCTCGCTGGACCGCACCATGGCGCTGCGCGCGGCCCGCCGGACCGAGAGCGGCCCGCCGCCGGCACCGCCGCGCCACGGCGTCGAGCAGGGCGGCAGGCCCGATCCCGCGGCCGCCCGCCGGGGCGCCCCCGCCGCGACCACCGACGACGAGGTGGTGCCGGTCGAGCTGGCCGGCACCACGAAACTCGTCCCCCGCTCCTCGATCCGGTTCGTCGAGGCCCAGGGCGACTACGCCCGGCTGCACACCAGCGAGGGCAGCCACCTGGTCCGGATCCCGGTCTCGGTGCTGGAGGACCGCTGGGGCGAGGCCGGGTTCGTGCGGATCCACCGCGCCTACCTGGTGTCGCTGCCGCTCATCACCGAGCTGCGCATGTCCGGGTCGGGGTACGTGGTCCGCCTCGGCAACGGGCCGGGTGCGGTCGAGCTGCCCGTCAGCCGGCGACACACCGCGGGCCTCAAGCGGATCCTGCGCGGACGTCCGCCGCGTCCGCACCGCGGGCCGGAGGACGGCCCGGACGGACCCGTCGTCCCGCGCTGA
- the mftD gene encoding pre-mycofactocin synthase MftD (MftD, an enzyme found in the mycofactocin biosynthesis locus, performs an oxidative deamination of 3-amino-5-[(p-hydroxyphenyl)methyl]-4,4-dimethyl-2-pyrrolidinone (AHDP). The resulting compound, now called pre-mycofactocin (PMFT), is a biologically active redox cofactor that can oxidize the non-exchangeable NADH of TIGR03971 family SDR-type oxidoreductases.), with the protein MASTKDWFETVAEAQRRARKRLPKSVYYALVAGAEQGITLADNVAAFDELGFRPHIAGLPPQREQKTSVMGVDIDFPVMISPTGVQAVDPEGEVAVARAAHSSNIQNPLNPEQTVSTAMGLSSFASRSVEDVCAVHDKVFFQVYWAGSKEDILERALRAKRAGAKGLIVTLDWTFATRRDWGSPPIPEKVDVKAALQFAPEMITKPRYVLDWAKSGRIPDLKAPNMAPPGGGDAPTFFGAYGVWWTTPLPTWDDIAWLREKWGGPFMIKGIMHPDDARRAVDAGATAVSVSNHGGNNLDGTPAAIRALPAIVDAVGDQVEVVMDGGIRRGADVVKALALGARAVLIGRAYLWGMAAQGERGVTNVLSILYKGIDEALLGLGKKSIHELSRDDLIVPENFTRVSKL; encoded by the coding sequence ATGGCGAGCACGAAGGACTGGTTCGAGACGGTCGCGGAGGCGCAGCGACGGGCGCGCAAGCGCCTGCCGAAGTCGGTCTACTACGCGCTGGTCGCCGGCGCGGAGCAGGGGATCACGCTGGCGGACAACGTCGCCGCCTTCGACGAGCTCGGTTTCCGCCCGCACATCGCGGGGCTGCCGCCGCAGCGGGAGCAGAAGACCTCGGTGATGGGCGTCGACATCGACTTCCCGGTCATGATCTCCCCGACCGGTGTGCAGGCCGTCGACCCGGAGGGCGAGGTCGCGGTCGCGCGCGCCGCGCACAGCTCCAACATCCAGAATCCGCTCAACCCCGAGCAGACCGTGTCGACGGCGATGGGCCTGTCGTCGTTCGCGTCCCGCTCGGTCGAGGACGTCTGCGCGGTCCACGACAAGGTCTTCTTCCAGGTCTACTGGGCCGGGTCGAAGGAGGACATCCTCGAGCGCGCCCTGCGTGCGAAGCGGGCGGGCGCCAAGGGCCTCATCGTGACCCTGGACTGGACCTTCGCCACCCGCCGCGACTGGGGCAGCCCGCCCATCCCCGAGAAGGTCGACGTCAAGGCCGCGCTGCAGTTCGCGCCCGAGATGATCACCAAGCCGCGCTACGTGCTGGACTGGGCGAAGTCCGGGAGGATCCCGGACCTCAAGGCCCCGAACATGGCGCCCCCCGGCGGCGGCGACGCCCCCACCTTCTTCGGCGCCTACGGCGTCTGGTGGACCACCCCGCTGCCGACCTGGGACGACATCGCCTGGCTCCGCGAGAAGTGGGGCGGCCCGTTCATGATCAAGGGCATCATGCACCCCGACGACGCCCGTCGCGCCGTCGACGCGGGCGCCACCGCGGTCTCGGTGTCCAACCACGGCGGCAACAACCTCGACGGCACCCCGGCCGCGATCCGGGCGCTGCCCGCGATCGTCGACGCCGTCGGGGACCAGGTCGAGGTCGTGATGGACGGCGGCATCCGCCGCGGTGCCGACGTCGTCAAGGCGCTCGCGCTCGGTGCCCGCGCGGTCCTGATCGGCCGCGCGTATCTGTGGGGGATGGCCGCGCAGGGCGAGCGCGGGGTCACCAACGTCCTGTCGATCCTCTACAAGGGGATCGACGAGGCGCTGCTGGGCCTGGGCAAGAAGTCGATCCACGAGCTCTCCCGCGACGACCTGATCGTCCCGGAGAACTTCACCCGCGTCTCGAAGCTCTGA
- a CDS encoding oxidoreductase gives MFRTSPAPWTTADIPPQQGRTVIVTGATSGLGLETTRALVHAGARVVLAVRDTLRGEEIASELGGAVSVRRLDLADLTSVREFAAGFEGTADVLINNAGLMAVPFSRTADGFETQLGVNFLGHFALTGLLADRITDRVVTLSSVAHRMGRIGIDDLNFERRRYERWTAYGQSKLACLMFAYELEHRFVAAGSRLRSMAAHPGYAATNLQSRTESVQDALMGVLNKVVAQSAAAGALPTLFAATVPDLPGGAYIGPDGIGEARGNPRPVGSTAASHDRRMQRALWERAEELTRVTYPL, from the coding sequence GTGTTCCGGACCTCACCCGCCCCCTGGACGACGGCGGACATCCCGCCCCAGCAGGGCAGGACCGTGATCGTCACCGGCGCCACCAGTGGCCTCGGGCTGGAGACCACCCGGGCCCTGGTGCACGCCGGTGCGCGTGTCGTGCTGGCCGTACGGGACACCCTCCGCGGCGAGGAGATCGCCTCCGAGCTCGGTGGCGCGGTGTCGGTACGCCGGCTCGACCTGGCCGACCTCACCTCGGTCCGCGAGTTCGCCGCCGGGTTCGAGGGCACCGCCGACGTGCTGATCAACAACGCCGGCCTGATGGCGGTGCCGTTCTCCCGCACCGCGGACGGATTCGAGACCCAGCTCGGGGTCAACTTCCTCGGCCACTTCGCGCTGACCGGTCTGCTGGCCGACCGGATCACCGACCGCGTGGTGACGCTGTCCAGCGTGGCCCACCGGATGGGCCGGATCGGCATCGACGACCTGAATTTCGAGCGCCGCCGCTACGAGCGCTGGACTGCCTACGGCCAGTCCAAGCTCGCCTGCCTGATGTTCGCCTACGAGCTGGAACACCGGTTCGTGGCGGCCGGGTCGCGGCTGCGGTCGATGGCCGCGCACCCCGGGTACGCGGCGACGAACCTGCAGTCGCGCACCGAGTCCGTCCAGGACGCGCTGATGGGCGTGCTCAACAAGGTGGTCGCCCAGTCCGCGGCGGCCGGGGCGCTGCCGACGCTGTTCGCCGCAACCGTCCCGGACCTGCCCGGCGGGGCCTACATCGGACCGGACGGCATCGGCGAGGCCCGTGGCAACCCGCGTCCGGTCGGGTCCACGGCGGCCTCGCACGACCGACGGATGCAGCGGGCGCTCTGGGAGCGCGCCGAGGAGCTGACCCGGGTCACGTACCCGCTGTGA
- a CDS encoding PepSY-associated TM helix domain-containing protein, protein MSAGLDTRPGAPVPPPERPPLFRGLKGLVTRIHFYAGLFVGPFLLVAALTGLLYTLSPPIERWMYADALTAPVSSPELPLSRQVEAAVATQPGLPVTEIRPSREPGATTRVSFDADLPESYSRTVFVDPYTAQVRATLDTYAEWLPARGVIDNLHRSLLLGAPGQVYTELAASWLAVLTLSGLVVQVTRRVRRRRERLLPRTGGSSRSRLRSWHGAVGVWASVGFLFLAATGLTWSQFAGANVGALRTALDWTTPSVSSTLPAAGGDAAAPVTGAATAPVAPRAVPAVAQRVLDAARADGLSGPVELTPGEPGGAWTVQQTVRSWPSQQDSVAVDPATGTITDRLAFADWPVAAKLARWGIDAHMGLLFGTVNLVALAALASAVVVLVVWGYRMWWLRRPTRPDGSRGLAGPPGSRERPSPAAVALVGLAAVLTGLVLPVLGVSLIAFLLVDALVAARRDRQTGEPAG, encoded by the coding sequence GTGAGCGCCGGCCTCGACACCCGGCCCGGTGCGCCCGTCCCGCCGCCGGAGCGGCCCCCGCTGTTCCGGGGCCTGAAGGGACTCGTCACCCGGATCCACTTCTACGCGGGCCTGTTCGTCGGCCCGTTCCTGCTGGTCGCGGCGCTGACGGGGCTGCTCTACACGCTGTCGCCACCGATCGAGCGCTGGATGTACGCGGACGCGCTGACCGCCCCGGTCAGCAGCCCGGAGCTCCCGCTGTCCCGGCAGGTCGAGGCGGCCGTCGCGACCCAGCCCGGCCTGCCCGTCACCGAGATCCGGCCGTCGCGCGAACCCGGCGCGACGACCCGGGTGTCGTTCGACGCCGACCTGCCCGAGAGCTACAGCCGCACCGTGTTCGTCGACCCGTACACCGCGCAGGTGCGGGCCACCCTCGACACCTACGCCGAGTGGCTCCCGGCCCGCGGCGTGATCGACAATCTGCACCGCTCACTGCTGCTGGGCGCCCCCGGACAGGTCTACACCGAGCTCGCGGCGTCCTGGCTGGCCGTGCTCACCCTGTCCGGCCTCGTGGTGCAGGTGACCCGCCGGGTACGACGACGCCGGGAGCGGCTGCTGCCGCGGACCGGCGGGTCGTCGCGGTCGCGGCTGCGGTCCTGGCACGGCGCGGTGGGCGTCTGGGCCTCGGTCGGGTTCCTGTTCCTCGCCGCGACCGGCCTGACCTGGTCGCAGTTCGCCGGGGCCAACGTGGGCGCGCTGCGCACCGCCCTGGACTGGACGACGCCGTCGGTCAGCAGCACGCTGCCCGCCGCCGGTGGCGACGCGGCCGCGCCCGTGACGGGTGCCGCGACGGCACCGGTGGCCCCGCGGGCAGTCCCGGCCGTCGCCCAGCGGGTCCTCGACGCCGCGCGCGCCGACGGTCTCTCCGGACCGGTCGAGCTCACCCCGGGCGAGCCCGGCGGGGCCTGGACGGTCCAGCAGACGGTGCGCAGCTGGCCGTCGCAGCAGGACTCGGTCGCCGTGGACCCGGCGACCGGGACGATCACCGACCGGCTCGCCTTCGCGGACTGGCCGGTCGCGGCGAAGCTCGCCCGCTGGGGCATCGACGCGCACATGGGCCTGCTGTTCGGCACCGTCAACCTGGTCGCGCTCGCCGCACTCGCGTCGGCCGTGGTCGTGCTGGTCGTGTGGGGCTACCGGATGTGGTGGCTGCGCAGGCCGACCCGGCCGGACGGGTCGCGCGGACTCGCCGGGCCGCCCGGGTCCCGGGAGCGGCCCTCCCCCGCCGCGGTGGCGCTGGTCGGGCTCGCCGCGGTGCTCACCGGGCTGGTGCTGCCGGTGCTGGGGGTCTCGCTGATCGCGTTCCTGCTCGTCGACGCCCTGGTCGCGGCCCGGCGGGACCGGCAGACCGGCGAGCCGGCGGGCTGA
- a CDS encoding DUF5134 domain-containing protein has product MISSLPLAWALTAVFAATGFYALARWAAAVSERRSAAHRTAELAHLLMSAAMVVMTWTWYGSAGLWTQIVLFSVLGAFFLVTASRGVPCGPSGRVAGAAHALMAAAMVWMLAAMPLIMASPAEAAGGGGAHAHHGGGAAMDMSGTARAAGPAGWAIAVTVTLCAVLLAAAGYWGARALSHDRDAGDPLTPDDASTTDPAACDCADPAAAPQTGSAQPAPAGTATTAGTAGAATALAERTGAPARTAGRLGARSDAACHAAMSVGMVVMLAAMVAGW; this is encoded by the coding sequence GTGATCTCGTCGTTGCCGCTGGCCTGGGCCCTGACGGCGGTGTTCGCCGCCACCGGGTTCTACGCGCTGGCCCGCTGGGCCGCCGCGGTCTCGGAGCGCCGCTCCGCCGCGCACCGCACCGCGGAGCTCGCGCACCTGCTGATGAGCGCGGCGATGGTCGTCATGACCTGGACCTGGTACGGCAGCGCCGGGCTGTGGACCCAGATCGTCCTGTTCTCCGTGCTGGGTGCGTTCTTCCTGGTCACCGCGTCGCGCGGGGTGCCCTGCGGACCCTCGGGGCGGGTCGCGGGTGCGGCGCACGCACTGATGGCCGCGGCGATGGTCTGGATGCTCGCCGCGATGCCGCTGATCATGGCCTCACCGGCGGAGGCCGCGGGCGGCGGTGGTGCCCACGCCCACCACGGCGGCGGTGCCGCCATGGACATGTCCGGGACGGCCCGCGCGGCGGGCCCGGCCGGGTGGGCGATCGCGGTGACCGTGACGCTGTGCGCGGTGCTCCTGGCCGCCGCCGGGTACTGGGGTGCCCGCGCGCTGAGCCACGACCGCGACGCCGGGGACCCGCTGACGCCCGACGACGCGTCCACGACCGACCCGGCCGCCTGCGACTGCGCCGACCCCGCGGCGGCCCCGCAGACCGGTTCCGCGCAGCCGGCCCCGGCGGGGACGGCGACCACGGCCGGGACGGCGGGGGCGGCCACGGCGCTCGCCGAGCGGACCGGGGCCCCTGCGCGGACGGCGGGCCGGCTGGGCGCGCGCTCCGACGCCGCCTGCCACGCAGCCATGAGCGTCGGCATGGTCGTCATGCTCGCGGCGATGGTGGCGGGCTGGTGA
- a CDS encoding sigma-70 family RNA polymerase sigma factor, with protein MPERHDDATVTAWALAAGAGDTAALAEFVRATQVDVHRFLVHLAGRDDAEDLAQETFLRALRSLPSFAGRSTARTWLLSVARRVAVDAVRTAVRRPRVRDLGEDTQEVLERAAPRTGAQEAVLLRTLVDALPDDRREAFVLTQVLDLGYAEAAQVCGCPVGTIRSRVARAREDLLRALGEDGTGTAGAAAPGVRRAARP; from the coding sequence GTGCCCGAACGCCACGACGACGCCACCGTGACGGCGTGGGCGTTGGCCGCGGGTGCCGGTGACACCGCCGCGCTCGCGGAGTTCGTGCGGGCGACCCAGGTCGACGTCCACCGCTTCCTCGTCCACCTCGCCGGCCGCGACGACGCCGAGGACCTCGCCCAGGAGACGTTCCTGCGGGCCCTGCGGTCGCTGCCCTCGTTCGCGGGCCGCTCCACCGCCCGCACCTGGCTGCTGTCGGTCGCCCGCCGGGTCGCCGTCGACGCGGTGCGCACCGCGGTCCGCCGGCCCCGCGTGCGGGACCTGGGCGAGGACACCCAGGAGGTGCTGGAGCGCGCGGCGCCTCGCACCGGCGCGCAGGAGGCCGTCCTGCTGCGGACGCTGGTCGACGCGCTGCCCGACGACCGTCGTGAGGCGTTCGTCCTGACCCAGGTCCTGGACCTGGGCTACGCCGAGGCCGCGCAGGTCTGCGGCTGCCCGGTCGGCACCATCCGGTCCCGGGTCGCCCGGGCACGCGAGGACCTGCTGCGCGCGCTCGGCGAGGACGGGACCGGGACCGCCGGGGCGGCCGCGCCCGGCGTCCGGCGCGCCGCCCGCCCCTGA
- a CDS encoding Dph6-related ATP pyrophosphatase — protein sequence MWVSWSGGKDAATALAAARRAGARVTGLLSTVTAGPGGAEIAVHGVGAALVAAQADALGLPLHRVELPPSCPDGEYRARLRAALAPAAASGVTGLVHGDLALADVRAFREEVLVGTGVTGVFPLWGAATGALAAGMLDAGLRAVVVAVDPGRVPARLAGAVFDAEFLAALPPGVDPCGENGEFHTFVTGGPGFAHDVPVAVTGTVARDGHVQAVLAPAG from the coding sequence ATGTGGGTCAGCTGGTCCGGGGGCAAGGACGCGGCGACGGCGCTGGCCGCCGCGCGGCGGGCCGGAGCGCGGGTGACCGGGCTGCTCAGCACCGTCACGGCAGGGCCCGGTGGCGCGGAGATCGCGGTGCACGGCGTGGGGGCCGCGCTCGTCGCCGCCCAGGCCGACGCGCTGGGCCTGCCGCTGCACCGGGTGGAGTTGCCGCCGTCGTGCCCCGACGGCGAGTACCGGGCCCGGCTGCGGGCCGCGCTCGCGCCGGCCGCCGCGTCCGGTGTCACCGGGCTGGTGCACGGCGACCTGGCGCTGGCCGACGTCCGTGCGTTCCGCGAGGAGGTCCTCGTCGGCACCGGGGTCACCGGGGTGTTCCCGCTGTGGGGCGCGGCGACCGGTGCGCTGGCCGCCGGGATGCTCGACGCCGGGTTGCGGGCGGTCGTCGTCGCCGTCGACCCGGGCCGGGTCCCCGCGCGGCTCGCCGGGGCCGTGTTCGACGCCGAGTTCCTGGCCGCGCTGCCACCGGGGGTCGACCCGTGCGGGGAGAACGGCGAGTTCCACACCTTCGTCACCGGCGGGCCGGGGTTCGCCCACGACGTGCCGGTCGCGGTCACCGGCACCGTCGCCCGCGACGGCCACGTGCAGGCCGTGCTGGCCCCGGCCGGCTGA
- a CDS encoding DegT/DnrJ/EryC1/StrS family aminotransferase — MGLAAMATTARGMAATVRVLGRGELGRFTGGDRSEVARFESELGGFLGTSHALAVNSGTSALVAALVGAGVGPGDEVLVPAYTWVSTAAAALAVGAVPVLVEVDASLTMDPADLKDRITPRSRAVLPVHMLNHVADMDAIMDVAAAHDLVVIEDACQAIGVTYRGRPAGSIGHAGAFSFNQHKNIRSGEGGALVTRDPKLFERASMYHDVGSYERAGFAGADADLIVGVNLRMPELSAAVLRPQLAGLRAQLARRGRHRDIMLSALSDRIGRDLEPVPHHDPAHAAGLALAFPSAEAAAEFGARRGVHRLIDTGRHVYTNWRSLRARNPLHPGFDPYAANGTEIDHGPGACPRTLEILARTCVVDLAPELPTPAFRLLASRTAG; from the coding sequence ATGGGACTCGCCGCCATGGCGACGACCGCACGGGGGATGGCCGCGACGGTCCGGGTCCTCGGGCGCGGGGAGCTGGGCCGCTTCACCGGCGGCGACCGCTCGGAGGTCGCACGGTTCGAGTCCGAGCTCGGCGGGTTCCTCGGGACCTCGCACGCACTGGCCGTCAACAGCGGGACCAGCGCCCTGGTCGCGGCACTCGTCGGCGCCGGGGTCGGCCCCGGCGACGAGGTGCTCGTCCCCGCCTACACCTGGGTGTCGACGGCCGCCGCGGCACTCGCCGTCGGCGCCGTGCCGGTCCTGGTCGAGGTCGACGCCTCGCTCACGATGGACCCGGCCGACCTCAAGGACCGGATCACCCCGCGCAGCCGGGCGGTGCTGCCGGTGCACATGCTCAACCATGTCGCCGACATGGACGCGATCATGGACGTCGCGGCCGCCCACGACCTCGTGGTGATCGAGGACGCCTGCCAGGCCATCGGCGTCACGTACCGGGGGCGCCCGGCCGGGTCGATCGGCCACGCCGGCGCCTTCAGCTTCAATCAGCACAAGAACATCCGCTCCGGCGAGGGCGGCGCCCTGGTCACCCGGGACCCGAAGCTGTTCGAGCGGGCGTCGATGTACCACGACGTCGGCAGCTACGAACGCGCCGGATTCGCCGGGGCCGACGCGGACCTGATCGTCGGGGTCAACCTGCGGATGCCCGAGCTGTCCGCGGCGGTGCTGCGTCCGCAGCTGGCCGGCCTGCGTGCGCAGCTCGCCCGGCGCGGGCGGCACCGCGACATCATGCTGTCGGCGCTGTCGGACCGGATCGGGCGCGACCTGGAGCCGGTGCCGCACCACGACCCGGCGCACGCCGCCGGGCTGGCGCTGGCCTTCCCGTCGGCCGAGGCGGCGGCGGAGTTCGGTGCCCGCCGCGGCGTGCACCGGCTCATCGACACCGGCCGGCACGTCTACACGAACTGGCGCTCGCTGCGGGCCCGCAACCCGCTGCACCCCGGGTTCGACCCGTACGCGGCCAACGGCACCGAGATCGACCACGGCCCCGGCGCCTGCCCGCGCACCCTGGAGATTCTGGCCCGGACCTGCGTGGTCGACCTCGCCCCCGAGCTGCCGACGCCGGCGTTCCGGCTGCTCGCCTCCCGCACCGCGGGCTGA
- a CDS encoding FAD-dependent oxidoreductase, with the protein MLIDTRRALPGSIFEAEVCVIGSGPAGAAAATELADRGLRVVVLEGGGPGLSRTARDTYRGITGRGKHDPVDAVRQKRLGGTSLVWGGRCAPLDDVDFSDREWMPGAAWPIRHEELRAWYPAAQRHLDAGACEYSAPESGFPAAPAGIHSDTLRWDDLWRWSPPTSFAPTVENMAKAGRIRLFLHATVARLERDPVSGTATEAVVVPRPGCDIRIRARHFVVAAGGLESVRILLASDGYGGTGTGAGIGDEYGQVGRHYMTHPVGEVGRLRLTTAGRTLGLGYLPTDDGVYARRMLSLSPQVQADHRLGNLKAALWFADPKDAEHGDALLSTFALTYWGLGKLRTGFKAAGTHAQYSHTTDIGHHVRNVAADPLRVARFARGWARPRITGERRVPSFMPLDSAHCRLRFDAEQTPDPGNRVTLDRERDALGQHRLRVDYRVSAADREAIVTSLSLIGKELERTGLAHVDLSDVEHVHDMDMTDGTHQMGLLRMSESPRTGVVDPECRVHGTPNVHIASSAVFPSAGAVGPTLALVALACRTAELIAADVRG; encoded by the coding sequence ATGCTCATCGACACCCGGCGCGCGCTCCCCGGCTCCATCTTCGAGGCCGAGGTCTGCGTGATCGGCAGCGGTCCGGCCGGGGCCGCGGCCGCGACCGAGCTGGCCGACCGCGGCCTGCGCGTCGTCGTCCTGGAGGGTGGCGGCCCGGGTCTGAGCCGCACCGCCCGCGACACCTACCGGGGCATCACCGGGCGGGGCAAGCACGACCCGGTCGACGCCGTCCGGCAGAAACGCCTCGGCGGCACCTCCCTGGTGTGGGGCGGGCGCTGCGCCCCGCTCGACGACGTCGACTTCTCCGACCGCGAGTGGATGCCCGGTGCCGCGTGGCCGATCCGGCACGAGGAGCTGCGCGCCTGGTACCCGGCCGCCCAGCGGCACCTCGACGCCGGCGCCTGCGAGTACTCGGCCCCGGAGTCGGGCTTCCCGGCTGCCCCAGCCGGGATCCACAGCGACACCCTGCGCTGGGACGACCTGTGGCGCTGGAGCCCGCCGACGTCGTTCGCACCGACCGTGGAGAACATGGCGAAGGCGGGGCGGATCCGGCTGTTCCTGCACGCCACCGTCGCCCGTCTGGAGCGCGACCCGGTGTCGGGCACCGCGACCGAGGCCGTCGTCGTCCCGCGGCCGGGATGCGACATCCGGATCCGGGCGCGGCACTTCGTCGTCGCGGCGGGGGGCCTGGAGTCGGTCCGGATCCTGCTCGCCTCCGACGGCTACGGCGGCACCGGGACCGGAGCCGGGATCGGCGACGAGTACGGCCAGGTCGGGCGGCACTACATGACCCACCCGGTGGGCGAGGTCGGGCGGCTGCGGCTGACCACGGCCGGGCGCACGCTGGGCCTGGGCTACCTGCCCACCGACGACGGCGTCTACGCCCGCCGGATGCTCTCGCTGTCCCCGCAGGTCCAGGCCGACCACCGTCTGGGCAACCTGAAGGCAGCGCTGTGGTTCGCCGACCCGAAGGACGCCGAGCACGGCGACGCGCTGCTGTCGACGTTCGCGCTGACCTACTGGGGCCTGGGCAAGCTCCGCACCGGGTTCAAGGCCGCCGGGACGCACGCCCAGTACAGCCACACCACCGACATCGGCCACCACGTGCGCAACGTCGCCGCCGACCCGCTGCGGGTGGCACGCTTCGCCCGTGGGTGGGCCCGGCCGCGGATCACCGGGGAGCGGCGGGTGCCGTCGTTCATGCCGCTGGACTCCGCGCACTGCCGGCTGCGGTTCGACGCCGAGCAGACCCCCGACCCGGGGAACCGGGTCACGCTCGACCGCGAGCGCGACGCGCTGGGCCAGCACCGGCTGCGGGTCGACTACCGGGTCTCCGCCGCTGACCGGGAGGCGATCGTGACGTCGCTGTCCCTGATCGGCAAGGAGCTGGAGCGGACCGGGCTCGCCCACGTCGACCTGTCCGACGTGGAGCACGTGCACGACATGGACATGACCGACGGCACCCACCAGATGGGGCTGCTGCGCATGTCGGAGTCGCCGCGCACCGGCGTCGTGGACCCGGAGTGCCGGGTGCACGGCACGCCGAACGTGCACATCGCCTCCAGCGCGGTGTTCCCGTCGGCCGGCGCGGTCGGGCCGACGCTGGCGCTGGTCGCGCTGGCCTGCCGGACCGCGGAGCTGATCGCGGCCGACGTCCGGGGCTGA
- a CDS encoding sensor domain-containing diguanylate cyclase encodes MISAGDSTLMPGVAHRPSRTVTKPLLDALALAIEEFALAPSRDRPMAVVGLVQRSEYLRPALGVWDRLAAVCGDGAVVATVGDAPDGFPDGLGHVRLTDGEDAAREWSVTVLTPRSGATVVAHDLEAVDGAARSLERGRLFSARWSFRHADAHSELLRLRHQLGARLGSRHTGGLDEVLSRVVPIPGTATDHRYDAAADALARELSLERRRADAAQTRLDELEPGAERDPRSGLPTRAFLDRWLDGSAPGTLPLGLVLLRVHGLGSMTRRHGFRAETAVLRGIARLLTGQVGSAGRPVRVGREEFLLLLPGADVRSLAAAAQRLCETVAGLAAVFPFVPTPSHAVITRTRHRPLPLEEMWAALDDAGTGVTLLRG; translated from the coding sequence GTGATCAGTGCCGGGGACTCCACACTCATGCCCGGCGTCGCGCACCGCCCCTCACGGACCGTCACGAAGCCGCTGCTCGACGCGCTCGCCCTGGCGATCGAGGAGTTCGCCCTCGCCCCGTCCCGGGACCGGCCGATGGCGGTCGTCGGGCTCGTCCAGCGGTCGGAGTACCTCCGGCCGGCACTCGGCGTCTGGGACCGGCTCGCCGCCGTCTGCGGGGACGGCGCCGTCGTCGCCACCGTCGGCGACGCCCCCGACGGGTTCCCCGACGGCCTCGGGCACGTCCGTCTCACCGACGGCGAGGACGCGGCCCGCGAGTGGAGCGTCACCGTCCTGACGCCGCGGTCCGGGGCGACCGTCGTCGCCCACGACCTGGAGGCCGTCGACGGGGCGGCGCGCTCGCTGGAGCGGGGCAGGCTGTTCTCCGCCCGCTGGTCGTTCCGGCACGCCGACGCCCACTCCGAGCTGCTGCGGCTGCGTCACCAGCTCGGCGCGCGGCTCGGCTCGCGGCACACCGGCGGCCTCGACGAGGTGCTCTCCCGGGTCGTCCCCATCCCCGGCACGGCCACCGACCACCGTTACGACGCCGCCGCGGACGCCCTCGCCCGTGAGCTGTCGCTGGAACGCCGCCGCGCCGACGCCGCGCAGACCCGGCTCGACGAGCTCGAACCCGGCGCCGAGCGCGACCCGCGCAGCGGGCTGCCGACCCGGGCGTTCCTGGACCGCTGGCTCGACGGGTCCGCCCCGGGCACCCTGCCCCTGGGCCTGGTGCTGTTGCGGGTGCACGGGCTGGGGTCGATGACCCGGCGACACGGGTTCCGTGCCGAGACCGCGGTGCTCCGCGGGATCGCCCGGCTGCTCACCGGGCAGGTCGGGTCCGCCGGGCGGCCGGTGCGCGTCGGGCGCGAGGAATTCCTCCTCCTGCTGCCCGGCGCCGACGTCCGGTCCCTGGCCGCGGCCGCCCAGCGGCTCTGCGAGACCGTCGCCGGGCTGGCGGCGGTGTTCCCGTTCGTCCCGACGCCGTCGCACGCGGTGATCACCCGGACCCGGCACCGCCCACTTCCCCTCGAGGAGATGTGGGCGGCGCTCGACGACGCCGGGACCGGGGTCACGCTGCTGCGCGGCTGA